A region of Pan troglodytes isolate AG18354 chromosome 23, NHGRI_mPanTro3-v2.0_pri, whole genome shotgun sequence DNA encodes the following proteins:
- the SMIM45 gene encoding small integral membrane protein 45, which produces MPHFLDWFVPVYLVISVLILVGFGACIYYFEPGLQEAHKWRMQRPLVDRDLRKTLMVRDNLAFGGPEV; this is translated from the coding sequence ATGCCGCACTTCCTGGACTGGTTCGTGCCGGTCTACTTGGTCATCTCGGTCCTCATTCTGGTGGGCTTCGGCGCCTGCATCTACTACTTCGAGCCGGGCCTGCAGGAGGCGCACAAGTGGCGCATGCAGCGCCCCCTGGTGGACCGCGACCTCCGCAAGACGCTAATGGTGCGCGACAACCTGGCCTTCGGCGGCCCGGAGGTCTGA